Below is a window of Quercus robur chromosome 6, dhQueRobu3.1, whole genome shotgun sequence DNA.
AATGGGTAGAACATACCTCTAACCTCTCAGTTAATGAAAGTCCTCAGAATCACAAAACCGGAGTTAAGAAAGACGTGACAGACGTGCTAATCAGTTATTCAGTCAATAAATAAAGGTAGGTTCTCTTGAAAATGACTTTCATTTGCTATGAGCTTCCACAAAGCTTAAAGAAGATCTGTTCAAATGATATGAACTACAATGCACATGCTCATTATCAAACCGCATACAATTTCTTTGAAAcagcatagaaaaaaaaaacgcacTACAGATATATTTATAATTAGTAAAGAAACAATGAACATGTGATTTCCTATCTTCAGTTTCAAGTTCCAAGTTTGTagtagaaagtaaaaaaaaaatctcaaatttatgTGTTGGCTTTAAACTTTGGATCTCAAAAAGGCAACACATAAAAAAATCTCAAgttaaagtttttttaataCACTTCTGTCTTTAAGCGTCCACGTGGACATATAGCCAGAGAGTATCTATCTTGGACTAGGTGCTTTCAATTCAAGATGACAAGtgagaataaaatttttttttttttcttttttgcaattttcCGAAAGTAGAAGTAACTTTTTGTCTGGCCCATCTCCATGTATAATAATTGTATATTACAATAAAGAGACATTTCGGGGAAATCCATTTTCAGGGGTCCACCAGTGTACTTGTACTACTTGCCACGTGCTTTGTGCTCTGTTCTATTCCCAAACgggaaatattttcttcttcggTCCGTTCAATCTTATTGGCAGGGAAGGTGGCTATGGACCCACACGTCACAAGTTGACTCATACCATATCAATTTTCTAAACCGTACGGTATTCTCACTTTTGAGAAAGGAACATAATTCATTCCATCgtaataaaatcaaatcctGATACAAGACTTCCAAAGTTAGTGGGGGAGAATCCTCcaaccaaaataaatcaaaatctaAGTGCCTAGCATGTTGAGCTAAAACATGTGCTACCTTATTGCCTCCCCTCCTAATCTTACTAGTTGAAGCCCATTGTAATCCTGACATCAAATGGCGAATATCATCCACCACATTGCCAAGGAAGGAGTAGTTAACCACATCAGAAGAAATTGCTTGCATAACATTGGAATTATCTCCCTCTATCACTAGGCGAGTAAAACCAGCTTTCACAGCAAACTCTATTGATCGCCTACACGCAAGAAGCTCCGCCTCTTCACTTGTATCCACCTTCGGCCCAATAGCAGACATGCCAGCCATGACCTCACCTTTATCATTCCTGATGATAGCGCCTATACCGGATTTCTCCAGCCCAGAAAAAAATTGCAACATCAAAGTTTAACTTATATTCCATAGACGAAGGCGGCTGCCATATATCACCCATTGCTTGCTCCCTCATACTGTTATCCAGAGACACTTGTGCGTGTTTAAATTCCTCTAGGAACTCCGCTGCCCGTTTATTAAGACTGGTCGGATGCTTCAACTGACCTCCATACAAGACACAATTGCGCTGATTCCAAACCAGCTAACATTGAACCCAAAACAGCTCCATCTCATCAGTTGAAAGCCGAGTCACCAAATGCTCCATGAGCTGCATGAAATCACTGAAGGCCGAGACACCCTTTTGCAGCTTCAAAATACTCCCAGCCCACACATCCTGCACCGCTGCACAACCCCATAAAGCATAGGTTACGGACTCCACTTCCCTAGAGCAAATATGGCACTTGTcatcattaataattttcctcTTCACCAAATTACACTTTGTTGGTAAGATGTCATTACATGCCCACCACccgaatatttttattttgtttggaacACAAAGCTTCCACAAAATCGGCCAGACCAGTTTCCCAACACATCCCCCTGAAGATTCAACCCGAGACCCTTCACCTCTCATTCTTCGTGCAACCTTGTAGGCAGACTTGACCGAGAACATCCCATTTTTATTATGCAACCAAATGATTGAATCTGACACAACCCTTCTATTAAGCGGAATCTTTGTAATAGCAGCAGCATCGTCTCTATGGAACAGATTCGTGATCAGATCACCTCTCCAGACATGCAGCTCCGGATCAATTAATTCTGAAACAGCCAGCTCATCAACCAGCTCATGAATAGGGTGAAGAACTTTGTTGGTAGGGTAGTTAGGGATCCATTTATCACCCACAACACTAATTGAAGACCCAGTACCAACCCTTCAGCAATAGCCTGACTTGAGAATAGGAAGAGCAGCCACCAAACTTCTCCAAACATAAGAGCATTCGGGAGACTCTTTTCCCTCAAGAAAAGTAGACCGAGGAAAATACCTTGCTTTGAAGCACTTTGATAATAAGGAATCATGGTCTTGAAGCATTCTCCAGCCCTGTTTAGCCAACATAGCTAAATTGAAATCCCTTAAGTCTCGAAAACCCATACCACCCTCTCGCTTTGATGTAGAAAGCTTATCCCAACTCCTCCAATGAATCTTCCTTTCATTACCTACTTGACCCCACCAGAATTTGGCACATAAATTATCCAGTTCATCACATAATTTCATAGGAAGTTGGAAAACACTCATGGTGTATGTCGGTATGGATTGAGCAACAACCTTGATAAGGACTTCTTTCCCAGCTCTAGATAACATCATTCCCTTCCAACCCTGTAGCTTCTTCCACACTCTATCCTTGACATAAGAGAAGGTATGGTACTTAGCCCTACCAATCAAGGTTGGCAGGCCTAGGTAAGAGTCAAACTTCAATACTTCCTTGACACCCAAAATCTGCAACAACTGTTGCCTCTGAACTCCTGTTGTGTTTGTGCTAAAGTAAACTGATGACTTTTCCAAATTTATTCATTGACTTGAAGCATTTGCATAGGTCTGGAGAATCTCCATGATAGCCTCCCCTTCAGTCTGTGAAGCCCAGCAAAACAATAGAGAATCATCTGCAAACAATAAATTAGTAACTCTAGGTGCACCTCTACAAATAGACACTCCCCTTATCCTCCATTCCAATTCTGCTTTTGCCAACAAAGCTGTGAATCCTTCTGCACATAACAGAAAAAGATATGGAGACAGTGGATCGCCCTACCTGATTCCACGCGTAAGATGTACCATTCCATAGGGTTTGCTATTCACCAAAATAGAAAAGGATGGAGTGGTAACACAACTCATCACCCTC
It encodes the following:
- the LOC126689828 gene encoding uncharacterized protein LOC126689828 — encoded protein: METRLDKDGFKDLYSNLPLQNKIIVKHPNAGGGLAFLWKNTINLEVINYTANHVLAVVTEEEGFRWFLTCFYGWPEAQQKEKSWRLLEYLRTFVEGPWMVIGDFNVFLHASEKKSRMLPQTSQVNAFKEALESCHLQDLGFKGYPFTWNNKRPGAANTKIRQRREKSFKFEESWLLLDDCEETVKEAWGRDLSDTHGLEFIKQKIQTCGAELLRWGLAKTNPDAEAIKVTQKRMDRLNEAEVFDASKAEYLELSKKMDELLQKQEIHWAQRSRVSWLKHGSGDQMEECLDAVPSRVTEDMLMILSSEFTAEEVKVALFQMGPTKVPGPDSMNALFYQNFWHTVGDDVVSAVLDFLNNGNMLPEVNHTNIVLIRKVKDPKKMSDFRPISLCNTEGEAIMEILQTYANASRVQRQQLLQILGVKEVLKFDSYLGLPTLIGRAKYHTFSYVKDRVWKKLQGWKGMMLSRAGKEVLIKVVAQSIPTYTMSVFQLPMKLCDELDNLCAKFWWGQVGNERKIHWRSWDKLSTSKREGGMGFRDLRDFNLAMLAKQGWRMLQDHDSLLSKCFKARVGTGSSISVVGDKWIPNYPTNKVLHPIHELVDELAVSELIDPELHVWRGDLITNLFHRDDAAAITKIPLNRRVVSDSIIWLHNKNGMFSVKSAYKVARRMRGEGSRVESSGGCVGKLVWPILWKLCVPNKIKIFGWWACNDILPTKCNLVKRKIINDDKCHICSREVESVTYALWGCAAVQDVWAGSILKLQKGVSAFSDFMQLMEHLLVWNQRNCVLYGGQLKHPTSLNKRAAEFLEEFKHAQVSLDNSMREQAMGDIWQPPSSMEYKLNFDVAIFFWAGEIRYRRYHQE